A single window of Malus sylvestris chromosome 5, drMalSylv7.2, whole genome shotgun sequence DNA harbors:
- the LOC126624706 gene encoding fructose-1,6-bisphosphatase, cytosolic isoform X2, whose protein sequence is MSSPSALSLAVTSLSCSIILFLAASLSALQSTRLVWPNLSGLLERPMFRVKSKRNWMFFQMKFLLRLWLAVAEPLFLFQKKMKRRFSWSQNCVESTVLCSIHWMVRQTLIVVFPLERITQYYGAKHLSYQIFGIYVVKDGEPSLDDVLQPGKNMVAAGYCMYGSSCTLVISTGSGAHGFTLDPSLGEFILTHPDIQIPKKGKIYSVNEGNAKNWDGPTAKYVQKCKYPEDGSSPKSLRYIGSMVADVHRTLLYGGIFLYPADKKSPNGKLRVLYEVFPMSFLLEQAGGQSFTGKERALDLVPTKIHERSPIFLGSYDDVEEIKALYAAEGKE, encoded by the exons ATGAGCAGTCCAAGCGCCCTGAGTCTCGCGGTGACTTCACTATCTTGCTCAATCATAttgttcttggctgcaagtTTGTCTGCTCTGCAGTCAACAAG GCTGGTCTGGCCAAACTTATCGGGCTTGCTGGAGAGACCAATGTTCAG GGTGAAGAGCAAAAGAAACTGGATGTTCTttcaaatgaagtttttgttaagGCTCTGGTTAGCAGTGGCAGAACC TCTATTCTTGTttcagaagaagatgaagaggcGATTTTCGTGGAGCCAAAATTGCGTGGAAA GTACTGTGTTGTGTTCGATCCACTGGATGGTTCGTCAAACATTGATTGTGGTGTTTCCATTGGAACG AATAACTCAGTATTATGGTGCGAAACATTTGTCTTATCAGATTTTTGGGATTTATGTGGTAAAAGATGGTGAACCTTCTCTTGACGATGTCTTGCAACCTGGAAAGAATATGGTTGCAGCAGGCTACTGCATGTACGGAAGCTCTTGCACG TTGGTGATAAGCACTGGATCTGGAGCTCATGGGTTCACCCTTGATCCTTCTCTTGGGGAGTTCATACTAACTCACCCAGACATCCAG ATTCCAAAGAAAGGAAAGATTTATTCAGTGAATGAAGGGAATGCCAAAAATTGGGATGGCCCGACGGCCAA GTATGTGCAAAAATGCAAGTACCCGGAAGATGGTTCATCCCCGAAGTCGCTAAGATACATTGGAAG CATGGTTGCTGATGTTCATCGGACATTGCTGTATGGCGGTATCTTTTTGTACCCTGCTGATAAGAAGAGCCCAAACGGGAAATTGCG GGTTCTCTACGAAGTCTTCCCAATGTCCTTCTTGTTGGAACAAGCGGGCGGTCAGTCCTTCACTGGCAAGGAACGG GCCCTTGACCTGGTTCCGACCAAGATACACGAGCGCTCTCCGATCTTCCTCGGCAGCTACGACGACGTTGAGGAAATCAAGGCACTCTATGCAGCTGAAGGAAAGGAATGA
- the LOC126624710 gene encoding sm-like protein LSM3B: MASEEESAVKEPLDLIRLSLDERIYVKLRSDRELRGKLHAYDQHLNMILGDVEEVVTSVEIDDETYEEIVRTTKRMVPFLFVRGDGVILVSPPLRTA; encoded by the exons ATGGCGAGTGAGGAAGAGAGCGCCGTGAAGGAGCCGTTGGATCTGATAAGGCTTAGCCTCGACGAGCGCATCTACGTCAAGCTTCGCTCCGACCGAGAGCTCCGCGGTAAACTCCAT GCTTATGATCAACACTTAAATATGATTCTTGgtgatgttgaagaagttgttaCATCTGTAGAAATTGATGATGAAACTTATGAAGAGATTGTCCGG ACTACAAAGCGGATGGTTCCTTTTCTCTTTGTCAGAGGAGACGGTGTCATCCTTGTTTCACCTCCTCTAAGAACAGCTTGA
- the LOC126624706 gene encoding fructose-1,6-bisphosphatase, cytosolic isoform X1, producing the protein MDHAADAHRTDLMTLTRFVLNEQSKRPESRGDFTILLNHIVLGCKFVCSAVNKAGLAKLIGLAGETNVQGEEQKKLDVLSNEVFVKALVSSGRTSILVSEEDEEAIFVEPKLRGKYCVVFDPLDGSSNIDCGVSIGTIFGIYVVKDGEPSLDDVLQPGKNMVAAGYCMYGSSCTLVISTGSGAHGFTLDPSLGEFILTHPDIQIPKKGKIYSVNEGNAKNWDGPTAKYVQKCKYPEDGSSPKSLRYIGSMVADVHRTLLYGGIFLYPADKKSPNGKLRVLYEVFPMSFLLEQAGGQSFTGKERALDLVPTKIHERSPIFLGSYDDVEEIKALYAAEGKE; encoded by the exons ATGGATCACGCAGCCGATGCTCACCGGACGGACTTGATGACCCTAACGAGGTTCGTGCTGAATGAGCAGTCCAAGCGCCCTGAGTCTCGCGGTGACTTCACTATCTTGCTCAATCATAttgttcttggctgcaagtTTGTCTGCTCTGCAGTCAACAAG GCTGGTCTGGCCAAACTTATCGGGCTTGCTGGAGAGACCAATGTTCAG GGTGAAGAGCAAAAGAAACTGGATGTTCTttcaaatgaagtttttgttaagGCTCTGGTTAGCAGTGGCAGAACC TCTATTCTTGTttcagaagaagatgaagaggcGATTTTCGTGGAGCCAAAATTGCGTGGAAA GTACTGTGTTGTGTTCGATCCACTGGATGGTTCGTCAAACATTGATTGTGGTGTTTCCATTGGAACG ATTTTTGGGATTTATGTGGTAAAAGATGGTGAACCTTCTCTTGACGATGTCTTGCAACCTGGAAAGAATATGGTTGCAGCAGGCTACTGCATGTACGGAAGCTCTTGCACG TTGGTGATAAGCACTGGATCTGGAGCTCATGGGTTCACCCTTGATCCTTCTCTTGGGGAGTTCATACTAACTCACCCAGACATCCAG ATTCCAAAGAAAGGAAAGATTTATTCAGTGAATGAAGGGAATGCCAAAAATTGGGATGGCCCGACGGCCAA GTATGTGCAAAAATGCAAGTACCCGGAAGATGGTTCATCCCCGAAGTCGCTAAGATACATTGGAAG CATGGTTGCTGATGTTCATCGGACATTGCTGTATGGCGGTATCTTTTTGTACCCTGCTGATAAGAAGAGCCCAAACGGGAAATTGCG GGTTCTCTACGAAGTCTTCCCAATGTCCTTCTTGTTGGAACAAGCGGGCGGTCAGTCCTTCACTGGCAAGGAACGG GCCCTTGACCTGGTTCCGACCAAGATACACGAGCGCTCTCCGATCTTCCTCGGCAGCTACGACGACGTTGAGGAAATCAAGGCACTCTATGCAGCTGAAGGAAAGGAATGA